A single Primulina eburnea isolate SZY01 chromosome 11, ASM2296580v1, whole genome shotgun sequence DNA region contains:
- the LOC140805249 gene encoding centromere protein C-like isoform X1 — protein sequence MAGGPLTSDLVDPLSELYGPLVFPRAIRASLGDSGPIDSEDLDSINDFMKSRGLRSPEKLMIEAKRIVDSRTAILDSNLASFAKNVNVSDAVSKMGKDMPRDRRQGLSLARKRAPFTLKTSLSQPVSLEPSLDIDKLQDPDEFFDAYERLEKAKKEIQKQLGNSMDNVNEFKPSTKPRLRRQGILGKSYHYRHRYPSVSFENDMLMSSQEVVEQHVPSVPRDEPAEKLITLNSNLNIDSDEIESVASMRKKETEANSLLDDLLSCDLRDLDGGGALNLLQERLNIKPLDLDSLSIPELHDFQRINKFSVRESVQKPQKTSFVVDNVLKNIRGKQSINHEHTATDLVNQVALPTPPRSSWASLSFLKKRILQSNPLRDAFSPLNLDLSASQTAHHVEPTDILDEQVGATTASRISSELELHVGVEVTEPTDSNIDPQKVLGCSDNLPHQFKDKNSSMESEKAGSVVDQLKH from the exons ATGGCCGGCGGGCCGCTGACCTCCGATTTGGTAGACCCTCTGAGTGAACTTTACGGACCTTTGGTCTTCCCCCGAGCGATTAGGGCATCACTAGGCGATTCAGGGCCTATCGACTCCGAGGACTTAGATTCTATCAACGATTTTATGAAATCTCGG GGCTTAAGGAGTCCGGAAAAGCTCATGATTGAGGCGAAGAGAATTGTGGACAGCAGAACAGCGATTTTGGACTCCAATCTGGCGAGCTTTGCTAAAAACGTAAACGTAAGTGATGCTGTTTCTAAAATGGGTAAGGACATGCCTCGAGATAGAAGGCAAGGTCTCAGCCTTGCTCGAAAACGAGCACCGTTTACTTTGAAGACAAGTCTCAG TCAGCCTGTAAGCCTGGAACCATCTTTGGACATTGATAAGCTCCAAGACCCAGATGAATTTTTTGATGCATACGAGAGGCTCGAAA aggCGAAAAAAGAAATACAAAAACAGTTGGGTAACAGTATGGACAATGTAAACGAGTTCAAACCATCAACAAAGCCACGCCTTCGTCGACAAGGAATCTTGGG GAAGTCATATCACTACAGGCACCGCTACCCATCAGTGTCTTTTGAAAATGATATGTTAATGTCCTCCCAAGAAGTAGTTGAGCAGCATGTGCCAAGTGTACCTAGAGACGAACCAGCAGAAAAGTTAATCACCCTCAATTCTAATCTAAATATTGATTCAGATGAAATTGAATCAGTTG CATCAATGAGGAAGAAAGAGACTGAAGCGAACAGTTTGTTGGATGATTTGTTGTCATGTGATCTTAGAGATTTAGACGGGGGTGGGGCCTTGAATCTCTTGCAGGAGCGATTGAATATTAAACCTCTGGATCTAGACAGCCTTTCTATACCTGAACTTCATGATTTTCAAAGGATTAATAAATTTTCTGTCAGAGAAAGTGTGCAGAAGCCTCAAAAGACTTCTTTCGTCGTAGACAACGTGCTGAAAAATATCCGTGGGAAACAATCAATAAATCATGAGCATACAGCAACAGATCTAGTCAATCAAGTAGCTTTACCTACTCCTCCGAGAAGTTCCTGGGCATCTCTCTCTTTCCTGAAGAAGAGAATATTACAATCTAATCCCCTGAGAGATGCATTTTCTCCTCTAAATCTGGATCTTTCTGCTAGCCAAACAGCACATCATGTCGAGCCTACGGACATTCTAGATGAGCAGGTCGGTGCGACTACTGCTTCAAGGATATCCAGTGAGTTGGAGTTACATGTAGGGGTTGAGGTTACAGAACCCACAGATTCTAATATAGATCCACAGAAAGTGCTAGGTTGCTCTGATAATCTTCCACACCAGTTCAAAGACAAGAATTCAAGCATGGAAAGTGAAAAGGCTGGTAGTGTAGTGGACCAGTTGAAGCACTAG
- the LOC140805246 gene encoding uncharacterized protein produces MAGEVVKAAAKLTGVLLIPGGIRGKAPEHLAVSSSARRPFSACSSVSAMTSGEEAAGDREPMPRVVFHGEPTLEEAKEATSELILGLEKIYPCSCDYDGHGNSVTAKHELNSSLSNSQVEQTKASVIGEITTEPAVPKTVYTAFRLLRESSVAQNVVASIASDPNVVQAVRQNQQLQEFLHSERTRWASSRSVTGAERLDELDAESIEYPSNDAESKPRISFEDLLKIIKDMVYMIKNVSDLFKNLFGREGAKSSANGDHGAPGASAEHVIETSLLGLAIMVIMLIFLKRI; encoded by the exons ATGGCTGGTGAAGTGGTGAAGGCGGCGGCGAAGCTTACCGGAGTCCTGCTGATCCCGGGTGGTATCCGAGGCAAGGCGCCGGAGCACCTGGCGGTATCATCATCCGCGCGCAGGCCCTTTTCTGCTTGCTCTTCCGTGTCAGCGATGACGTCCGGGGAGGAGGCTGCCGGTGACCGTGAGCCGATGCCGAGAGTTGTTTTCCACGGGGAGCCGACTCTTGAGGAGGCCAAAGAGGCCACTTCTGAACTCATCCTCGGCCTTGAGAA GATATATCCGTGTTCTTGTGATTATGATGGACACGGGAATTCAGTCACCGCGAAACACGAGTTGAACTCATCTCTTTCAAACTCACAAGTCGAACAAACTAAAGCTTCTGTTATCGGTGAGATTACAACAGAACCCGCGGTACCAAAGACAGTTTACACGGCTTTTAGGCTCTTGCGTGAGAGCTCTGTGGCTCAG AATGTTGTCGCTTCAATTGCCTCCGATCCAAATGTGGTGCAAGCGGTACGACAGAACCAACAGCTTCAAGAGTTTCTGCATTCGGAAAGGACGC GTTGGGCCTCATCGCGTTCGGTTACTGGTGCTGAGAGACTTGATGAGTTAGATGCAGAAAGCATAGAATACCCATCAAACGATGCAGAATCTAAGCCGCGCATCAGTTTTGAGGATCTTTTAAAGATAATCAAGGATATGGtttatatgattaaaaatgtgtCTGATTTGTTCAAAAATTTATTTGGACGCGAAGGGGCCAAGTCCTCTGCAAATGGTGATCACGGAGCTCCCGGAGCAAGTGCTGAACATGTTATAGAAACATCCTTGTTGGGACTGGCAATCATGGTAATTATGCTAATTTTTTTGAAGCGAATTTAA